In Variovorax paradoxus, a single genomic region encodes these proteins:
- a CDS encoding DUF6806 family protein, whose product MPRYNAPFEIHVHGDVPLRADVSFDQIQEALKPLWKYAGAKSLADGATSTYEEEPGIRFEQKDHMLQICWTVPGDEDFRQALDEMCMGLNELSDRGAAIEVTFYDTDFDEEEGDPEEESRDDFLMLFVGPNPAAIMQVQRDLLVEDVVNLMERHFDGAELGGVVSEIDRLFSDRFDALVNSLEIGKRPRGTGGPGSGGSGGGHGGGRRPRHLH is encoded by the coding sequence ATGCCTCGCTACAACGCTCCATTTGAGATCCATGTGCACGGCGATGTGCCGTTGCGCGCGGACGTGAGCTTCGACCAGATCCAGGAGGCGCTCAAGCCCCTGTGGAAGTACGCCGGCGCCAAGTCGCTGGCCGACGGCGCCACCAGCACCTACGAAGAAGAGCCGGGCATCCGCTTCGAGCAGAAGGACCACATGCTCCAGATCTGCTGGACGGTGCCGGGCGACGAAGACTTCCGCCAGGCGCTCGACGAGATGTGCATGGGCCTGAACGAGCTGTCGGACCGCGGCGCGGCCATCGAGGTCACGTTCTACGACACCGACTTCGACGAGGAAGAGGGCGACCCCGAAGAAGAGTCGCGCGACGACTTCCTGATGCTGTTCGTCGGCCCCAATCCGGCAGCCATCATGCAGGTGCAGCGCGACCTGCTGGTGGAAGACGTCGTAAACCTCATGGAACGCCACTTCGACGGTGCCGAACTGGGTGGGGTCGTTTCCGAGATCGATCGCCTCTTCAGCGACCGTTTTGACGCCTTGGTGAACTCGCTGGAAATCGGCAAGCGCCCGCGCGGCACGGGCGGCCCCGGCAGCGGGGGCAGCGGCGGTGGACACGGCGGCGGGCGCCGTCCGCGCCACCTGCACTGA